One region of Populus trichocarpa isolate Nisqually-1 chromosome 4, P.trichocarpa_v4.1, whole genome shotgun sequence genomic DNA includes:
- the LOC7494368 gene encoding uncharacterized protein LOC7494368 codes for MSDPYERVTGGRLTFKGGSLATLSKGIEKKRKKKKKPVVDTVEDAAPVAENLESDAGEIIYTIDAAKKMKYEELFPVETKKFGYSEKKDLKSVEDALDDRVKKKADRYCK; via the coding sequence ATGTCGGATCCATACGAGAGAGTGACAGGAGGGAGACTCACCTTCAAAGGAGGAAGCTTAGCAACGCTAAGCAAAGGaatcgaaaagaaaaggaagaaaaagaagaagccggTGGTTGACACGGTGGAGGACGCCGCACCAGTGGCGGAGAATTTGGAATCTGATGCTGGTGAGATAATTTATACGATTGACGCGGCGAAGAAAATGAAGTACGAGGAATTATTTCCTGTGGAGACGAAGAAGTTTGGGTATAGCGAGAAGAAGGATTTGAAATCTGTTGAAGATGCTCTTGATGATCGGGTTAAGAAGAAAGCTGATCGTTACTGTAAATGA
- the LOC7494367 gene encoding protein NRT1/ PTR FAMILY 5.9 yields the protein MASGQKPKGLNRSCFLLIVIAGMERFAFKGVASNLVTYLTDVVMMSNSAAAKTVNNWCGFTSMLPLLVASLADSWDRYSTILSSSFLYVVGLVALTSTALAWARHPTNNISSSYLFWSLCLISLGQGGYNPSLQAFGADQIPNDDELPCTKDEQKSNKKSLFFQWWYFGVCGGSLAGVTVMSYIQDTFGWALGFAIPTIAMTASILLFWCGSRIYTYKQDDNISERSSLDIFRAIKGAVSKLMNSRITLSSNKPDVAELELQEKPLCQNSGNAKALMEKPVGDINYLVENGKVVLRLLPIWSMLLMFAVIFQLPATFFTKQGMTMKRNVGSSFKIPPATLQSSITVSIILLMPFYDALLIPLARLITRDEKGISVTERMGIGMVLSIIAMAIAALVETKRLEIGQKMEVVDQKMETEVPLSIFWLLPQYILLGISDIFTVVGMQEFFYSEVPVRMRTMGIALYTSVFGVGSFLSALLISLVEYFTSSTGGKSWFSDDMREARLDKYYWLLALLSVLSLIFYVVFCKCYVSRSSDLDNEKS from the exons ATGGCCAGTGGGCAGAAGCCTAAAGGACTGAACAGGTCATGTTTTCTCCTCATAG TGATAGCTGGTATGGAGAGGTTTGCATTCAAAGGGGTGGCATCAAATTTGGTAACTTATCTTACAGATGTTGTTATGATGAGCAACTCTGCTGCAGCTAAGACAGTAAATAATTGGTGTGGGTTCACATCCATGTTACCACTTCTAGTAGCATCCCTTGCTGATTCTTGGGATCGGTATTCCACCATTCTTAGCTCTTCCTTTCTATATGTTGTG gGACTTGTGGCTTTGACATCAACAGCATTGGCTTGGGCAAGGCATCCCACCAACAATATAAGCTCTTCATACCTGTTTTGGTCACTCTGTTTGATTTCTCTAGGACAAGGTGGATATAACCCGTCTTTACAAGCCTTTGGAGCAGATCAAATTCCGAACGATGATGAGCTACCGTGCACAAAAGATGAGCAGAAATCAAATAAGAAGAGTTTGTTCTTCCAATGGTGGTATTTTGGGGTTTGCGGTGGCAGCCTCGCAGGTGTCACAGTCATGTCCTATATCCAAGACACATTTGGCTGGGCACTCGGATTTGCCATTCCCACAATCGCAATGACAGCATCGATTTTACTATTTTGGTGTGGTAGCagaatttatacatataaacaGGATGACAATATCTCTGAAAGGTCTTCACTGGACATATTTCGAGCCATTAAGGGAGCTGTGTCGAAATTAATGAATAGCAGAATCACCTTGTCAAGCAACAAGCCAGACGTGGCTGAGCTAGA GCTTCAAGAAAAACCTCTTTGTCAGAATTCAGGCAATGCCAAGGCATTGATGGAGAAGCCTGTCGGCGATATTAACTACCTGGTAGAAAATGGAAAAGTAGTATTGAGGCTTTTGCCGATATGGTCGATGCTCCTAATGTTCGCGGTCATCTTTCAACTGCCTGCCACATTCTTTACCAAACAAGGAATGACAATGAAGAGAAATGTAGGCAGCAGCTTCAAGATCCCACCAGCTACTCTACAAAGTTCTATTACAGTTTCTATAATCCTCCTAATGCCATTTTATGATGCATTGCTGATCCCACTTGCACGACTGATTACCCGTGACGAAAAAGGTATCAGTGTGACTGAAAGAATGGGAATTGGGATGGTCCTATCTATCATAGCAATGGCCATAGCTGCTCTTGTCGAAACAAAGAGACTCGAAATCGGACAAAAGATGGAAGTTGTTGATCAGAAAATGGAAACCGAAGTTCCATTAAGCATATTTTGGTTGCTACCTCAGTACATCCTGCTAGGCATTTCGGATATCTTCACTGTTGTAGGGATGCAAGAGTTTTTCTACAGTGAAGTTCCTGTCAGAATGAGAACAATGGGAATTGCACTGTATACTAGTGTATTTGGAGTGGGAAGCTTCTTGAGTGCCCTATTGATCTCGCTCGTTGAATATTTTACATCTTCAACAGGGGGCAAGAGCTGGTTCTCTGATGACATGAGAGAAGCCCGTCTAGACAAATACTACTGGCTTCTAGCCTTGTTAAGTGTTCTCAGCTTGATATTTTATGTCGTTTTCTGCAAATGTTATGTAAGCAGGAGCAGCGATTTGGATAATGAGAAGTCATAG
- the LOC18097524 gene encoding uncharacterized protein LOC18097524: MTDVHEIRFPCKMKNHDKWTRGQGPNFFSRDKVAQTLKRRAFSCTNLDTEFITMNCSIPFRSSPLLPLLSSPVQKPQWKAQRLLWSSSKEPARIAKHNQKMTARTRAVAESLILGVASEPRPRDVSVLLQTGAVLLLAYGIANFIFPAFISDYYEFDKVSEEDIKPNDAADPSDEAADPSDDEADPSDDE, encoded by the exons ATGACTGATGTACACGAGATAAGATTTCCTTGCAAAATGAAGAACCATGACAAATGGACACGAGGCCAGGGACCGAATTTTTTCTCTCGAGATAAGGTTGCTCAGACACTGAAGCGACGAGCATTCTCCTGCACAAATTTGGATACCGAATTTATCACCATGAACTGCAGCATTCCATTTCGCTCTTCACCACTCCTTCCCTTACTTTCAAGCCCCGTACAGAAACCTCAATGGAAGGCACAGAGACTACTTTGGTCTTCTAGCAAAGAGCCTGCTAGAATTGCTAAGCATAACCAAAAAATGACAGCAAGAACAAGAGCCGTTGCTGAATCCCTCATTCTTGGAGTCGCTTCTGAACCTAGACCTCGCGATGTATCAGTTCTCCTACAAACAGG TGCTGTGCTTCTGCTAGCGTATGGGATAGCCAATTTCATCTTTCCAGCTTTCATCTCCGATTACTATGAATTTGACAAGGTGAGTGAAGAAGACATAAAGCCTAATGATGCTGCTGATCCCTCGGATGAAGCGGCTGATCCCTCGGACGACGAGGCTGATCCCTCGGATGATGAGTGA